One window from the genome of uncultured Tateyamaria sp. encodes:
- a CDS encoding ABC transporter ATP-binding protein, whose translation MNVKPDFSKGKNHAATAPAFLSVWDMHAYYGESYIVQGISFNVHEGEILALLGRNGAGKTSTLRSIARIGDPEVTHGEIWLDHQPLHNMASHEASQAGLGLVPEDRRIIPGLTVEENLKLAQIAPPIGWSIERLYDLFPRLGERRTQEGTTLSGGEQQMLAIARALARDIKVLLLDEPYEGLAPVIVDEIEKTLTVIKEQGITTVIVEQNAVRALQLADRAVILDTGGIVFDGTAAEVLENEELRAEYLAI comes from the coding sequence ATGAACGTCAAACCTGACTTTTCGAAGGGCAAGAACCACGCCGCCACGGCCCCCGCCTTTTTGTCCGTGTGGGACATGCACGCCTATTACGGCGAAAGCTACATCGTGCAGGGCATCAGTTTCAACGTGCACGAGGGCGAGATCCTGGCCCTGCTGGGCCGCAACGGGGCGGGCAAGACCTCGACCCTGCGGTCCATCGCGCGGATTGGCGACCCCGAGGTGACGCATGGTGAAATCTGGCTGGATCACCAACCGCTGCACAACATGGCGAGCCACGAGGCAAGTCAGGCCGGCCTGGGTCTGGTTCCGGAAGACCGCCGCATCATCCCCGGCCTGACGGTCGAGGAGAACCTGAAGCTGGCGCAGATTGCCCCGCCCATCGGCTGGTCCATCGAACGGCTTTACGATCTGTTCCCGCGCCTGGGCGAGCGCCGCACGCAAGAGGGCACAACCCTGTCGGGCGGCGAACAACAGATGTTGGCCATTGCCCGTGCACTGGCCCGCGACATCAAGGTGCTGCTCTTGGATGAACCCTACGAAGGTCTGGCCCCTGTCATCGTCGACGAGATCGAAAAGACCCTAACCGTGATCAAGGAGCAGGGAATCACAACCGTGATCGTGGAACAGAACGCCGTGCGTGCCCTGCAATTGGCGGACCGCGCAGTGATCCTGGACACGGGCGGAATTGTGTTTGACGGGACCGCTGCCGAAGTGCTCGAAAACGAAGAACTGCGGGCCGAGTACCTCGCCATCTGA
- a CDS encoding ABC transporter ATP-binding protein — protein MGILEVKNVGKRFGGLQALGDVNLSVAENTVHAIIGPNGAGKSTLLNCLVGKLIPDTGSVMFDGQSVLGRKPYEINQMGISRVFQTPEIFGDLSVLENMMIPCFAKRDGAFTPNAFISMMKDKEIVERAEQMLEEMNMADARNDNAATMSRGNKRRLEIGMCLAQEPRLLLLDEPTAGMARADTNNTIDLLKQIKDDRDITISIIEHDMHVVFSLAERITVLAQGTPLVEDTPDNIKGHPKVREAYLGESQDAA, from the coding sequence ATGGGTATCCTTGAAGTCAAAAACGTGGGCAAACGGTTCGGCGGTCTGCAAGCGCTGGGGGACGTGAACCTGAGCGTGGCCGAGAACACGGTGCATGCCATCATCGGGCCAAACGGCGCGGGCAAGTCCACCCTGCTGAACTGTCTGGTGGGCAAGCTGATCCCCGACACCGGGTCGGTCATGTTCGACGGGCAATCGGTGCTGGGGCGCAAACCCTACGAGATCAACCAGATGGGCATCTCCCGGGTGTTTCAGACGCCTGAAATCTTTGGCGATCTGTCGGTGCTTGAAAACATGATGATCCCCTGTTTCGCCAAGCGGGACGGCGCGTTCACACCCAACGCCTTCATCAGCATGATGAAGGACAAGGAAATCGTGGAACGGGCCGAGCAGATGCTGGAAGAGATGAACATGGCGGACGCCCGCAACGACAATGCGGCGACCATGTCGCGGGGCAACAAGCGCCGCCTCGAGATCGGCATGTGCCTTGCGCAGGAGCCACGCCTGTTGCTGCTGGACGAACCAACAGCGGGCATGGCGCGCGCCGATACCAACAACACCATCGACCTTCTCAAGCAGATCAAGGACGACCGGGATATCACCATCTCGATCATCGAACATGACATGCACGTGGTGTTCAGCCTGGCCGAACGGATCACCGTTCTGGCGCAAGGCACGCCGCTGGTCGAAGACACGCCCGACAACATCAAGGGTCACCCCAAGGTACGCGAAGCGTATTTGGGCGAATCCCAGGATGCGGCATAA